In Streptobacillus canis, one DNA window encodes the following:
- the pykF gene encoding pyruvate kinase PykF produces the protein MKIKMTKVVCTIGPKSEKKEVLKQLILSGMNVMRLNFSHGDFEEHGARIKTIREISQETGKHVAILLDTKGPEIRTGSHAEGDVKYDLVEGQDFIVTTDYEFKGTPEKISVSYPNMTKDLKPGDTILIDDGLIGLEVKKIEGQEIFCKVKNSGALGQKKGVNLPGVSVSLPALAEKDKGDLKFGCEVGVDFIAASFIRKASDVAEVRKVLDENGGEHIKIISKIENQEGIDNFDEILELSDGIMVARGDLGVEIPVEEVPFAQKMMIKKCNAAGKPVITATQMLDSMQKNPRPTRAEAGDVANAILDGTDAVMLSGESANGKYPVEAVKTMATISAKTDEYGVPKVYYSHDVTITEAVSKGAVEAAENLGAKLIVCWTKTGRAAKMIRKYNPTMPIIALTDSEVTARQLALVRGVRAIVAKDLDNAEHFFAKALEVAASNAATTEDEAYTGFKKGDLVVLVTGISETGTTNTFKVARIG, from the coding sequence ATGAAAATTAAAATGACTAAGGTTGTATGTACAATAGGACCTAAAAGTGAAAAGAAAGAAGTTTTAAAACAATTAATTTTAAGCGGAATGAACGTTATGAGATTAAACTTCTCACATGGAGATTTTGAAGAACATGGAGCAAGAATTAAAACTATTAGAGAAATCTCTCAAGAAACAGGAAAACACGTAGCAATCTTATTAGATACTAAAGGGCCAGAAATCAGAACAGGTTCACATGCTGAAGGAGACGTTAAATACGATTTAGTAGAAGGACAAGACTTTATAGTAACTACTGATTATGAGTTTAAAGGAACACCTGAAAAAATTTCAGTTTCTTACCCTAACATGACTAAAGATTTAAAACCTGGGGACACTATTTTAATAGATGATGGATTAATAGGATTAGAAGTTAAAAAAATCGAAGGTCAAGAAATCTTCTGTAAAGTTAAAAACTCAGGAGCTTTAGGACAAAAGAAAGGTGTTAACTTACCAGGAGTTTCAGTTTCTTTACCAGCATTAGCTGAAAAAGATAAAGGAGATTTAAAATTCGGATGTGAAGTTGGTGTTGACTTCATAGCTGCATCATTCATAAGAAAAGCTTCAGACGTTGCTGAAGTTAGAAAAGTTTTAGATGAAAATGGTGGAGAACACATTAAAATAATTTCTAAAATTGAAAACCAAGAAGGAATCGATAACTTCGATGAAATCTTAGAATTATCTGACGGAATCATGGTTGCAAGAGGAGACTTAGGAGTAGAAATACCAGTTGAAGAAGTTCCATTTGCACAAAAAATGATGATCAAAAAATGTAATGCAGCTGGTAAACCAGTAATTACAGCAACTCAAATGTTAGATTCAATGCAAAAAAACCCAAGACCTACAAGAGCAGAAGCAGGAGACGTTGCTAATGCAATCTTAGATGGTACAGATGCAGTTATGTTATCAGGAGAATCTGCAAACGGTAAATATCCAGTTGAAGCTGTTAAAACAATGGCTACAATATCTGCTAAAACAGATGAATATGGAGTACCTAAAGTATACTACAGCCACGATGTAACAATTACAGAAGCTGTTTCAAAAGGTGCAGTAGAAGCTGCAGAAAACTTAGGAGCTAAATTAATAGTTTGTTGGACAAAAACAGGAAGAGCTGCTAAAATGATTAGAAAATACAACCCTACAATGCCAATAATTGCTTTAACTGATTCAGAAGTTACTGCAAGACAATTAGCATTAGTAAGAGGAGTTAGAGCAATAGTTGCTAAAGACTTAGACAACGCTGAACACTTCTTCGCTAAAGCTTTAGAAGTTGCTGCATCAAATGCTGCTACAACTGAAGATGAAGCATACACAGGATTCAAAAAAGGTGACTTAGTAGTACTAGTAACAGGAATTTCTGAAACTGGAACAACTAACACTTTCAAAGTTGCAAGAATAGGATAA
- the recR gene encoding recombination mediator RecR, whose translation MKKIDELVQVLSNLKGIGKKNATRIAFDLLSKDEDDINYLIYTIKSSYDTIKPCSICHNLTDVGICEICTSNNRNKNVICVVEDTRDIYAFNKASSYNGLYHVLGGKIDPLNGIGIDELNIDSLLARIEENVNEVILALNPDLEGETTILYLTKLLNNKKVKVSRIASGIPIGGNIEYSDSATLIKSLEGRVIINEREEE comes from the coding sequence ATGAAAAAAATAGATGAATTAGTGCAAGTATTATCTAATTTAAAAGGTATAGGAAAGAAAAATGCAACAAGAATTGCATTTGATTTACTTTCTAAAGATGAAGATGATATTAACTACCTTATATACACTATTAAAAGTTCATATGATACTATAAAACCTTGTAGTATATGTCACAATCTAACTGATGTTGGTATATGTGAGATATGTACTTCAAATAATAGAAATAAGAATGTAATATGTGTAGTTGAAGATACCAGAGATATTTATGCTTTCAATAAAGCTAGTTCATATAACGGACTATATCATGTATTAGGTGGTAAAATTGATCCGTTAAATGGAATAGGTATAGATGAATTAAATATTGATAGTCTATTAGCTAGAATAGAAGAAAATGTAAATGAGGTAATTCTTGCACTAAACCCTGATTTAGAAGGAGAAACAACTATACTTTACCTAACAAAATTACTAAATAATAAGAAAGTTAAAGTAAGTAGAATAGCAAGTGGTATACCTATAGGTGGTAACATTGAATATTCAGATAGTGCTACTTTAATTAAATCATTAGAAGGTAGAGTAATAATAAATGAAAGAGAGGAAGAATAA